The Ruania halotolerans genome contains the following window.
TTGCCCTCTGCGTCGCTGACGCCGTCAGCGGTGTAGAGGAGCACGAACGGCCAGGCCTCGTCCTGCCACAGGTCCACACGCAACCCGTCTGTCCGTTCCAGCACGGTGTGGGCAATCCCGTCGGCGTCACGATCCAGACCGGTGTACAGGCCGAGCTGATGGGCTCCGATGCGTCGTTCATCCCGGAAGTCATCGTCCGGCCCGACGGCGGCCGCGTGCGTCATCAGACCACCATCGCCGCTGAGCCGGGTCGCCCCCGGCACGGTCACGCTCATCTGGTCCACCAGGTCACCCGGGGCGCCGGGTGCCAGGTAGGGGTGAGCTCCCGCGCCGAACGGTGCGGTGGTCGACGCGAGGTTACGGACCGTCAAGCGGGTGCTCAGACCGCCGGGGCCGAGCTGCCAGCGGACGGTCATCGCGAGGGTCCACGGGTAGCCGGCCCGGGCGGGGAGCACAGCACCGAAGTCCACACTCGATTCGGTGCTCTCCAGCTCCTCGAAGCTCGCCCAACGGGCGAACCCGTGGATGGCATTGCGCGGGTCGGCCCCGCCGATCGGCAGCGAGTACTCCACGCCCTCGAAGGAATAGCGGCCCTCGGCGATGCGATTCGGCCAGGGCACCAGCCACTGCCCCCGGGCACTCGGGCAGAGCTCGTCCGCCGCGTAGCCGGCCACGATCGGGCGACCGTCCACGGCGTATTCGCGCAGTCCGGCGCCGGCTTCAGTCACCACGGCCCGGTGGTTTCCCCAGGTCAGCGTGTGCTCGCGGTGACCACTCAGCCTGTCCAGCACGTCGGTGAGCGTCATCAACAGATAGGCCTCTCGTCGGTGGTGGGCTGCTCAGGCGAACCGGGCTGGCAAGGTGCCGGCATGGGCGGCGCGTAGGTCGCCCAGACTCAGGGTGAGTTGACCTGCCACCTCGAGTCCGCCGTCGGCAGTGACGCCCAGCCGCAGCCACGGCACGCCGTGGGACTCGGCGAGTGCGACCAGCGCGTCCTCTCGCTCCGGCTGCACCGCGACCAGGGCTCGCGCACCGGATTCGGCGAACAACGCCGTCGGAACATCGATCCCGTCCCGGGCGCACAGCTCGTCCAGGTTCACGGCGGCGCCGACGTTGTGCCGGAGCACGCCGTCGGTGAGGCTCTGTAGCAGACCACCGGCGGCGAGATCGTGCGCCGCGTGCGCCAGGCCGGCCGACGACGCGCCCACCAGCACATCCGCCAGGGCCCGCTCGGCGGCGAGGTCGACCACCGGCGGGCGGCCGCCGAGGTGATCGTGGATCACACCGGCCCACACCGAGCCGGAGAGTTCCTCACGGGTACTGCCGAGCAGGTAGAGGACCAGACCCGCTTCGCTCCAGCCCGACGGCGTGGCGTGGGCCACGTCATCCAGAACGCCCAGCACACCCACGACCGGGGTCGGGTTGATCGAGGCATCGATGTGGCCCTTGCCGACCTCACCGGCGAGCGTGGAGTTGTACAGGGAGACGTTTCCGCCAGTCACCGGAACACCCAGTTCGGCGCAGGCATCGGCCAGTCCGGTGATGGCCTGCACGAGTTGCCACATGGCATCCGGGTCTTCCGGGGAACCGAAGTTCAGGCAGTCAGTGACCGCGAGCGGCCGTGCACCCACCGTGGCGACGTTGCGGTAGGCCTCGGCGAGCGCCTGCTGGGCCCCGATGTACGGGTCAAGTTTGGTGAACCGGCCGTTGGCGTCGGTGGCGATGGCCACCCCGAGGCCGCTGGCCTCATCCACGCGGATCACGCCGGCGTCGTCGGGCTGGGCCATGGCGGTATTGCCCTGCACGTACCGGTCGTACTGGTCGGTGACCCAGGCCTTCGACGCGAGGTTCGGGGAGGCGAGCAGGGTCAGTGCCTGGCCGCGCAGCTCCTCCGACGAGGCCGGCCGCGGAAGGCGAGCTGCGTCGTCGGCGTTCAGGGCGTCCTGCCAGGCCGGCTTGGCGTACGGGCGGTCGTACACGGGGCCCTCATGGGCCACCGTTGTCGGATCCACATCCACGATGCGGTGGCCGTTGTGGTCGATGGTCAGCCGCCCGGTGCCGGTGACCTCACCGATGACCGCAGTCTCCACCTCCCACTTACCGGTGATCGCGAGGAACTCCTCGAGCTTGTCCGGCGCCACCACGGCCATCATGCGTTCCTGGGACTCGCTCATCAGGATCTCGCCGGCCGTCAGGGTGGGATCGCGCAACAGCACGTTCTCCAGGTCCACGTGCATGCCGCCATCACCGTTGGAGGCGAGCTCGCTGGTGGCGCAGGAGATGCCGGCGGCGCCGAGATCCTGGATGCCCTCCACCACGCGGGCGGCGAACAGCTCCAGGCAGCATTCGATGAGGACCTTCTCCATGAACGGGTCGCCCACCTGCACGCTCGGGCGCTTGGAGGGCTTGTCCGCATCGAAGGTCTCCGACGCCAGGATGGAGGCGCCGCCGATGCCGTCACCACCGGTGCGGGCGCCGAACAGCACCACCTTGTTCCCCGCGCCTTCGGCGTTGGCGAGGTGGATGTCCTCGTGCCGCAGCACCCCCACGCACAGGGCGTTCACGAGCGGGTTGCGCTGGTAAGACGCGTCGAACTCGGTCTCCCCGCCGATGTTCGGCAGGCCGAGAGAGTTGCCGTACCCGCCCACGCCGGAGACCACGCCGTGCACCACACGTGCGGTGTCCGGGTGATCGATGGCGCCGAATCGCAGCTGATCCATCACGGCCACCGGGCGCGCGCCCATGGAGATGATGTCGCGAACGATGCCGCCCACGCCGGTGGCGGCGCCCTGGTAGGGCTCCACAAAGCTGGGGTGGTTGTGCGATTCGACCTTGAAGGTGACGGCCCAGCCGTCGCCGATGTCGACGACGCCGGCGTTCTGCCCGATCCCGACGAGCAGGTGTTCGCGCATCTCCTCGGTGGTCTTGTCCCCGAACTGACCGAGGTGGCGCTTGGAGGACTTGTAAGAGCAGTGCTCGGACCACATCACCGAGTACATCGCGAGTTCGGCGGCGGTGGGGCGGCGCTCGAGGATCTCCACAATCCGGGCGTACTCGTCTTCCTTCAGGCCGAGCTCAGCGTAGGGAAGCTTCGCGTCCGGTGTGGCGGCGGCGTTCTCGACAGTATCGATGGTCCCAGCAGGCACTTCGGTCATCTTGGTCCTCACGCGACGCGGGCGAGCGGCGGGGCGTGCCAGGGGCGTCGACCAGCGCTCAGGAGCAACTCAACTCTACTGGCCCGCAGGCACGCGCCCGTTCTCCGCGGAACCCTCCCCCGGCCGGGCCTTCGCCGGCCGGAGGGTACCCCGCCACGGACCGCTGGGAGGGCACACGTCCTTGACGGCGATGCGGTTCCTCCTGGCATACTCCTCACCAGCGAGTAAACGATTACTCGCCCTGCCATCGACGTCAGGAGTGGTTTGTCATGACCCACACACCCAGAAACCGCACATCGATCAGCCGCCGCACCCTACTCCGCGGAAGCGCTGCCGTGGGGCTCGCTGCTGCAGGCCTGTCCGTCAACGCGGCCGGTGCCTCTGCGGCCGTCACCAGCACGAAGATCAAGGACCTCGTCGGCACCCAGACCCCGGTGCAGTACGGCATCGGGGCCACCGACCTCGGCATCCCGGCGATCGCCCCGGACGGCCGGGCCGTGTGGGTCTTCGGTGACACCTGGCTGGACCACGTGGGCGGCACGAACTGGCGCTCCCCGGTGGCGCTGTACTCGGGCACCACCAACCCGAACGCCGGAGTGACGTTCAACGGCTGCGCCGGGAATGGCGCCACCACCCAGGCCCATGCCCCGCAACTGTGGTACTACCCGCACGATCACTACTTCACCACCGTGATCCCGTCCGATGTGATCACCATCGGCGGCACGATGTACCTGCACGCCATCGTGAACGGCCCGCACTTCGGCGCCGTGCGATGGACGGAGGTGTGGCAGTCGACCGACTCCGGTGCCACCTGGCAGCACACCGGGCTCACCTTCCCGGGCGACAAGGACGGCGGCTACTTCCAGTGCATCACCTGGGGTCAGGGCAACGACGGTTACGTCTACCTGTTCGCCACTGGCTTCCAGCGGGATAAGGGCATCAAGCTCTACCGCGTGCCCGAGACCCAGATCACCAACGGCGCGGCGTACCAGCCATGGGGCTGGAACGGGTCCCACTGGGTGTGGGGCGCCACCGCCACCGAGGTGTTGCCCGGCGGATTCGGTGAGATGTGCCTGCGGCCCCTCGGCGGCAAGTGGCTGCTCACCTACTTCAACGCCCAGGACTACCGGATCGACGCGATGGTGCTGAACACGCCCACGGACAATCTGCACACGGCCGCGAAGACCACCCTGCTCTGGGGCGGGGAGTGGGGCTCGGAATCACACAGCCACGTGGCGCAGTTGTACGGGGGGTACGTGATTCCCGGCTCGAGCCTGTCCGATCTGCACCTGAGCGTGAGCCAGTGGAAGACGGCAGACAACAGCGTCTACCACTCGATGCAGTTCCGCATTCAGGGCCTACTCTGAGGGGTCATGACAGCCTTCAGCACGCGCCCGTGGGTCGGCATCCCGGCCGAACGCCCGATCGTCGTGGGTGTCGAGCCCGGGCAGGATCCGCGTGTGCTGCACCGCGCCGGGGAGGTGGCAGGCATCTACGGCACCGGTGTGGTGGCCACCTGGGTGGATCCCACCCACGTGCTGGTGACGAGCGAGCTCTCCGGAGTCCCGGCGCTCGCCCCGGTGGATCCGGACGCCACCAACGGCGATGACATCACCACACTCGACGAGCAAGTGCACGCACTGGTGCGGGGCGAGCTGACGCCGTCGGGCGTGCCGTGGCGGTTCGTGCGGGGCTCCGGCGAGGTTGCCCGCGGACTTGCCGAGGCGGCGCGCGAGTACCGCGCGCCGATGATCGTGGTGGGCGCCCGCCGTCCGGGCTTCTCCGGGTGGATGAACGAGGTGATCGGTGGGTCCGTGGCGGGCCATCTGGTGCACACCCAGGAGGTACCGGTACTCGTGGTACCGCTTGGTCAGGAGGGCAGGTGAATCGACTCCGTCTCGGCGGGGTGGTGGCCGTCGGTGGCAGCCTGGGCACGCTCGCCCGGTACGGGCTCACGGAGGCCTTGGGCCCTCCCGACGGCGTCCCGTGGGCAACGTTGACGGCGAACCTCGCCGGTGCGTTCGCCTTGGGAGTGCTGCTCGAGGCACTGCTGCGCGCCGGGGAGGAGAACGCGACCCGGCGAGCCATCCGGCTCGGGATCGGGACCGGGTTCCTCGGCGGATTCACCACCTTCTCCAGCCTCGCCCTGGAGACCGAGCGCCTGATCAACGGCGGCCAGCTCGGCCTCGCGGCCGGGTACGTCCTCGCGAGCCTGAGCCTGGGCCTGTTGCTTGCATTGGCAGGGATCGCCGCGGGCGGGGCCCGTTCGCGACGCACCGGTCCGCCTGAGCACGGTGGCGTCCGATGATCACCGTGCTGATCGCCGTCACCGGTGGGCTGGGTGCGGCGCTGCGATTCTGGGCGGACGGGGCGATCAGGGCCCGGTGGCAGACTGCACTGCCGGTGGCCACCATCGGGATCAACACGGCCGGTTCGCTACTGATCGGGGTGCTCGCCGGCCTGCTGGGCACCGGCACGATCGGGGTGAGCGCGACGGTGCTCAGCATCGGGCTGTGCGGAGGGTTCACCACGTTCTCCACCGCCATGGTGGAGTCGGCACGGCTGCTGCTCGCCGGAGACCGCCGCCGGTGCGCGGCAAACCTCGCCATCACGATGATGCTCACCCTGGCAGCCGCGGCGCTGGGATTCGCACTGGCAACCGCGATCGTCCAGTGATGCTCACCGGACCTTTCCGGTAGGCGAACCACACTGCCGACGGCGGGCGTGGCGTTCGCGCACACCACCGGTATTCGAAGGGGAGCACGGCGCCAGGTTTGCACCGTTTCAATCCAGACCGGTAGCGTCACGGGCGCGGCGCGGGCCAGCACGATGAACCGTGCACCCGCAGCCGAGTGCGAGGAGGTCATCGTGGCTAGTGTCACGATTCAGGACGTCGCCCGACGGGCGGGAGTCTCGGCTGCCACGGTCTCGAACTACTTCAACTGGCCGGACCGCCTCTCGGACCGGATGAGGCTGCAGGTCCAGCGCGCGGTCGATGAGTTGGGCTTCGTGCCGAATATGCCGGCCCGGCAGTTGCGCCGTTCCCGGAGCAACACCATCGGCCTTTCGGTGATCAACGCCTCGAATCCGTTCTTTGCCGACATCGTGGTGGCGGTGGAGAAGGCGGCGGCCGCGCGAGGGCTGAGCGTGATGGTGGGCAGCACGCACGAGTCCCCGCACCAGCAGGATGCGTACCTGCGGATGTTCGAGCAGTTCCGCTTCGATGGCATCATCCTGAGCCCGTTCGATGCGGGCGTCCAGCATGCCCAGCAGATCGCTTCCCGTGGCACGCCGGTGGTGCTCGTGGACCACCGGGACGAGACGCAAACCCTGTCGTCGGCGTCCACCGATCATGTGCTCGGCGGCCAATTCGCCGCGCGGCACCTGCTCGAGGTGGGGTGCCGCCGGCTGGTGTTCGCCTCCGGCCCACCCGGGGTGCGGCAGGTGGAAGAGCGTTTGCGTGGCGCGCAACAGGTGGTTGACGCCACCGACGGCGTCACCCTGACCGTGCTGGACGGACCAGACCTGGACATCGACGTCGGCAGGGCCACCGGGCGCCGAATCGCGGCCATGTCGGCATCGAACCGGCCGGACGGGGTGTTCGCCGGCAATGACATGGCAGCGATCGGCATCATGCAGGGCCTCATCGGAGCCGGACTGACGGTGCCGGGGGACGTGGCGGTGCTCGGGTATGACGACATCGCGTTCGCGGAGACCACCTCGGTACCGCTCAGCTCGGTGCGGCAGGTGAGCCGCGATATCGGCGCAGCTGCTGCCGAACTGCTCCTGGGCGAGCTCGACGTGCCGGGGCGCCCTCGCGAGCAGTTGGTGTTCCAACCCCAGCTGATGGCACGGGCAAGTACGGCGCGCACGGGGTGAGCGGACCTACCGGGACGGCCGCAGGCATTGCATGATGGACGCAACCACGCCCCGAACCTCGTGAGGATGAGATGAGCCGCACCGCAGGAGACCCGAATCTGCCGATCGAGACCCTTCGGGAGGCGCTGACCGTCCGCCGCGTCTTCGGCGAGGCCTACACGGTGGGCGAGACCACGGTGATCCCGGTGGCCCGGGTGATCGGCGGGTCCGGGATGGGCTACGGCTCCGGGATGGGCCGGGACCCGCAGGGCACCACCGACGGACCCAGCGCCGAGGGAACCGGCGGCGGGGGCGCCGTAGGCATGTGCGCGTGGCCGTCGGGTGCCTATGTGGTCCACGACGGCGAGGTCACCTGGAAGCCGGCGTTCGACGTCAACCTTGCGGTGCTCGGTGGTCAGGCACTCGCCGGGGTGGTGGCGATGTCCGTCGCCTGCGCATTGCGCGCGAAGTTCCGCCGCCGCAGGATCTGACACCCTCCCTCCGACGCGAGTGCGGCCAATTTCGTTCACCAGGTGAGATGTTCGCGAGATTCGCCGCACTCGGCGCGGTCTCAGTGCGTTGCAGGCGCTGGGGTCAGTGCGCTGAGCGCGGAGGCCAACCGCTGACCCATCAACTGGTATCCCTCGGGTCCCGGGTGCAGACCGTCATGCAGCAGTTTTTCCTCGTCCGTGCCGATGATGCTCAGCCCGTCGATCACGGTGATCCGCCCGTCGTGTGCGTTCAGCGCCGCCACGACCTCACCGATCGCCTCGCGCATCTGCACCAGGGTGAGGCCGTCGTGATCCGCCGAGTTCTCCCGCGCCGGGCAGCCGATCGGGGTGATGACGGCGATGGTCGCCTCCGGGTGTGCGGCACGCACCCGCTCGACGAACCCGGAGATCTGCGGCGCGAAGGACCGTTCGTTGAAGGACGTCCGGCCGTGGATGTTGATCCCCAGGCACAGCGAGATTACGTCGGCCGGGGTCTGCGCGATGGCGTGTTCGGCGATCGGGTCGAGGTGGCACTGGCCGCCGAAGCCGAGGCAGGTCAGGTCCCATCCGAGCGTGGTGGCGGCGATCGCCGGCCAGGTCTGGCTCGGCCCGGCCGCCGCCGAGCACTGCGTGATGGAGCTGCCGTAGGTGATCCAGCGAGGGCGCTGGGCCAAGGGGGCGACGGCGGTCGCGGCCTTCAGAGTCAGCGCACCGACCGTTGTGTGCCCTGCCTGGGGGAGCCAGAGGCGGACCTCATGCTCGCCGTCGGGCAGGTCCACCTCGAGGACGTGCGATCCGGAGGTGAGCTCGACACGACGGTGTAGTGCGTCCTCGACCGTGACGTCCACAAACCCTGGGGCGTCGTACTCATAGGTGAGCGGCAGGCTCAGACCCGACGCGTCGGTGCGTAGCTCGGCGCGCACGCCCGCGGCCATCTGCGCGTGGCCCACCAGCACTGGGGCGTGGGCCCGGTCGGCGCGCTCGGGTGGAAGGCGCCACGGGCGCCAGGTGTCACCATCGGGGACCCATGAAATGGCACCCCGCCAGTACTCGGATGAGACAGATGGTTCCAGGATCTGGGCTTCGTCGCTCACGTCGCAGCAGCCTACCCGGCGTGGAAGGCGCTGATCCGCTCGACTGCCTCGGTGACCGCATCGTGACCGGCCGCGAACGACAACCGCACGTATCGCCCACCGCCGATGGGATCGAAGTCGATCCCAGGCACGACGGCGACCCCTGCCTCCTCGAGGAGGGCGCGACTCCACGAGGAGGCATCGCTGTGGCGCCCGAGCGTGTCTGCGAGGTCGGCGTAGAGGTAGAAGGCGCCGTCGGCGGGGGCGATCGGGCCCCACCCGAGGCCAGGGACGGCGTCGAGCAAAGTGGTGCGAGTGCGTGCGAAAGTGGCCACCCGGGCGTCGGCGGCAGCGTAGGAGGCCGGGGTGAAGGCGGCAGTTGCGGCCAGGGCGGCGGGCGCGGGCGGGCACAGGGCGATGTTCCCGGCGAGCGCATCCACGGCGCTGCGCAGATCGGGTGGGACCAGCGCCCAGCCGATCCGCCAGCCGGTCATCCCCCAGTACTTGGAGAAGGAGGAGACCACCACACAGCTGCGGGAGGTCTCCCGGGCGCTGACCCCACGGGCGTCGGGGTCCTCAGGATCATCGGGGTAGGTGATCCCGTGATAGATCTCGTCGCTGATCAGCCGCACGTCGTGGGCATCGCACCAGGCAGTGAGGGAGGCGAGTTCGGCGCGGGTGAGCATGGTGCCGGTGGGGTTGGCAGGCGAAGCGACCACGAGGCCACGCAATGGACCACGACGAGCCGCCACCTCGTCCAGCAGGTCCGGGGTGGGCTGGAACCTGTGCTCGGGCCCGCAGGGGATGTCCACCACCTCGCAACCCAGGGCCGTGAGGATGTTGCGGTAGGCCGGGTAGCCCGGGCTTGCGAGCGCCACCCGGTCGCCTGGGTCGAACGCGGCGAGGAAGGTGAGTACGAAGGCGCCGGAAGATCCGGTGGTGATGGCCACGTCATCACCGGTGAGGTCGAGGCCGTACCAACGGCGGTAATGGCCGGCGATCTCCTCCCGCAGCGGGCGGGGGCCGAGGGCACTGGTGTAGCCGAGATCGTTGGCCTGGTGCAGAGCAACGGCCCGTTCGGCCACATCGGAAGGCGCCCCGCCATCTGGCTCGCCTGCGCACAAGGAGATCACGTCCCGGCCCGCGGCGCGCAACTGAGCCACCCGGTCGAGGATCGACATCACCTCGAACGGTGGGACGGCGGCACGGCGGGCGGCTCTCATGGTCGCCACGCTACCTGCGCGACTACGCCGAGGGGTTGCTGCGCGAGCTGTCCCGCGCCTGGCGGGCCGAGGCAACATCGTCGACGACAACGACGATGTGACGCATGCTGGTCAGGAGGGAGCCGTAGACGGGCCAGAGGTCGCCTGGTGGCAGGCCGTCCCCGCTCGAGGCCCGGGCGGCCAGCGCATCGATGCGATCATTGATCGGCTCGACCTCTGCTTCTGGATCGCGAATGGACCGCCCGGCATCACGGACGATCGCGACCCATTCGCGGCGGAAGTCATCGTCCCACTGGCTCTCCGCATAGGTCGACTCACGGACGGTGCGCACCATATGGCGCAGATGGGAAATCCCTTCGCTCACCCGCGTGAGGATCTCCTCGTAGCCCACCTCGGCTCCGGGAGTTCCCTCGGGATCATCCTGACGGCGCCCGCGCACGGACGAGGGCACGTAGCGGCGCGGGTTGATGCGCGCACTCTCCCGGGCGAACCGTACGGACTGCCAGGCGGAGGCGAGCTGGGCATCGATCGAGATCGTCTCAGCCACCCACTGGTCGGCACTGTCGGTGTCCCAGGATTCCTCGAGCTCGTCGGCCATCTGGATGAGCACCTCGCCCGTGCGGCGGTTGACGCTGTCCACGTGCCGCGCGGCCTGCTGATCTCGCAGCGGCGGGAGGAGCAGCAGGTTCACTGCGACGCCGATCACCACGCCGACTCCGACCTCGAGCAGCCGATCGCCGAGCAACGGCGCTTGATCATCGAAGCCACTGCTGAGGACGAAGATGGCCGTAGTGGCGATCGCCACGCCCTCATCGCGCAACCAGGACAACCGTGAGCCCACGAGCCCCACGAGGACGGCGAGGGCGAAGGTCCACAGGTTCACCTCAAGCAATGCCCCGATCAGGAACGACAATCCGACCCCCACACCGCTGGCCACGGTGGTCTGCAGCCCGCGAGAGAGGGACCGGTAGACGGTGGCATGTACGG
Protein-coding sequences here:
- a CDS encoding aldose 1-epimerase family protein, whose amino-acid sequence is MTLTDVLDRLSGHREHTLTWGNHRAVVTEAGAGLREYAVDGRPIVAGYAADELCPSARGQWLVPWPNRIAEGRYSFEGVEYSLPIGGADPRNAIHGFARWASFEELESTESSVDFGAVLPARAGYPWTLAMTVRWQLGPGGLSTRLTVRNLASTTAPFGAGAHPYLAPGAPGDLVDQMSVTVPGATRLSGDGGLMTHAAAVGPDDDFRDERRIGAHQLGLYTGLDRDADGIAHTVLERTDGLRVDLWQDEAWPFVLLYTADGVSDAEGKRASVAAEPMTCAVDAFNTGDGLLRLAPGQEFTGSWGISLA
- the purL gene encoding phosphoribosylformylglycinamidine synthase subunit PurL — encoded protein: MTEVPAGTIDTVENAAATPDAKLPYAELGLKEDEYARIVEILERRPTAAELAMYSVMWSEHCSYKSSKRHLGQFGDKTTEEMREHLLVGIGQNAGVVDIGDGWAVTFKVESHNHPSFVEPYQGAATGVGGIVRDIISMGARPVAVMDQLRFGAIDHPDTARVVHGVVSGVGGYGNSLGLPNIGGETEFDASYQRNPLVNALCVGVLRHEDIHLANAEGAGNKVVLFGARTGGDGIGGASILASETFDADKPSKRPSVQVGDPFMEKVLIECCLELFAARVVEGIQDLGAAGISCATSELASNGDGGMHVDLENVLLRDPTLTAGEILMSESQERMMAVVAPDKLEEFLAITGKWEVETAVIGEVTGTGRLTIDHNGHRIVDVDPTTVAHEGPVYDRPYAKPAWQDALNADDAARLPRPASSEELRGQALTLLASPNLASKAWVTDQYDRYVQGNTAMAQPDDAGVIRVDEASGLGVAIATDANGRFTKLDPYIGAQQALAEAYRNVATVGARPLAVTDCLNFGSPEDPDAMWQLVQAITGLADACAELGVPVTGGNVSLYNSTLAGEVGKGHIDASINPTPVVGVLGVLDDVAHATPSGWSEAGLVLYLLGSTREELSGSVWAGVIHDHLGGRPPVVDLAAERALADVLVGASSAGLAHAAHDLAAGGLLQSLTDGVLRHNVGAAVNLDELCARDGIDVPTALFAESGARALVAVQPEREDALVALAESHGVPWLRLGVTADGGLEVAGQLTLSLGDLRAAHAGTLPARFA
- a CDS encoding DUF4185 domain-containing protein; this translates as MTHTPRNRTSISRRTLLRGSAAVGLAAAGLSVNAAGASAAVTSTKIKDLVGTQTPVQYGIGATDLGIPAIAPDGRAVWVFGDTWLDHVGGTNWRSPVALYSGTTNPNAGVTFNGCAGNGATTQAHAPQLWYYPHDHYFTTVIPSDVITIGGTMYLHAIVNGPHFGAVRWTEVWQSTDSGATWQHTGLTFPGDKDGGYFQCITWGQGNDGYVYLFATGFQRDKGIKLYRVPETQITNGAAYQPWGWNGSHWVWGATATEVLPGGFGEMCLRPLGGKWLLTYFNAQDYRIDAMVLNTPTDNLHTAAKTTLLWGGEWGSESHSHVAQLYGGYVIPGSSLSDLHLSVSQWKTADNSVYHSMQFRIQGLL
- a CDS encoding universal stress protein; the encoded protein is MTAFSTRPWVGIPAERPIVVGVEPGQDPRVLHRAGEVAGIYGTGVVATWVDPTHVLVTSELSGVPALAPVDPDATNGDDITTLDEQVHALVRGELTPSGVPWRFVRGSGEVARGLAEAAREYRAPMIVVGARRPGFSGWMNEVIGGSVAGHLVHTQEVPVLVVPLGQEGR
- a CDS encoding fluoride efflux transporter FluC — protein: MNRLRLGGVVAVGGSLGTLARYGLTEALGPPDGVPWATLTANLAGAFALGVLLEALLRAGEENATRRAIRLGIGTGFLGGFTTFSSLALETERLINGGQLGLAAGYVLASLSLGLLLALAGIAAGGARSRRTGPPEHGGVR
- a CDS encoding fluoride efflux transporter FluC, which produces MITVLIAVTGGLGAALRFWADGAIRARWQTALPVATIGINTAGSLLIGVLAGLLGTGTIGVSATVLSIGLCGGFTTFSTAMVESARLLLAGDRRRCAANLAITMMLTLAAAALGFALATAIVQ
- a CDS encoding LacI family DNA-binding transcriptional regulator, with product MASVTIQDVARRAGVSAATVSNYFNWPDRLSDRMRLQVQRAVDELGFVPNMPARQLRRSRSNTIGLSVINASNPFFADIVVAVEKAAAARGLSVMVGSTHESPHQQDAYLRMFEQFRFDGIILSPFDAGVQHAQQIASRGTPVVLVDHRDETQTLSSASTDHVLGGQFAARHLLEVGCRRLVFASGPPGVRQVEERLRGAQQVVDATDGVTLTVLDGPDLDIDVGRATGRRIAAMSASNRPDGVFAGNDMAAIGIMQGLIGAGLTVPGDVAVLGYDDIAFAETTSVPLSSVRQVSRDIGAAAAELLLGELDVPGRPREQLVFQPQLMARASTARTG
- a CDS encoding spore germination protein GerW family protein, producing the protein MSRTAGDPNLPIETLREALTVRRVFGEAYTVGETTVIPVARVIGGSGMGYGSGMGRDPQGTTDGPSAEGTGGGGAVGMCAWPSGAYVVHDGEVTWKPAFDVNLAVLGGQALAGVVAMSVACALRAKFRRRRI
- a CDS encoding GDSL-type esterase/lipase family protein encodes the protein MSDEAQILEPSVSSEYWRGAISWVPDGDTWRPWRLPPERADRAHAPVLVGHAQMAAGVRAELRTDASGLSLPLTYEYDAPGFVDVTVEDALHRRVELTSGSHVLEVDLPDGEHEVRLWLPQAGHTTVGALTLKAATAVAPLAQRPRWITYGSSITQCSAAAGPSQTWPAIAATTLGWDLTCLGFGGQCHLDPIAEHAIAQTPADVISLCLGINIHGRTSFNERSFAPQISGFVERVRAAHPEATIAVITPIGCPARENSADHDGLTLVQMREAIGEVVAALNAHDGRITVIDGLSIIGTDEEKLLHDGLHPGPEGYQLMGQRLASALSALTPAPATH
- a CDS encoding aminotransferase class I/II-fold pyridoxal phosphate-dependent enzyme; the encoded protein is MRAARRAAVPPFEVMSILDRVAQLRAAGRDVISLCAGEPDGGAPSDVAERAVALHQANDLGYTSALGPRPLREEIAGHYRRWYGLDLTGDDVAITTGSSGAFVLTFLAAFDPGDRVALASPGYPAYRNILTALGCEVVDIPCGPEHRFQPTPDLLDEVAARRGPLRGLVVASPANPTGTMLTRAELASLTAWCDAHDVRLISDEIYHGITYPDDPEDPDARGVSARETSRSCVVVSSFSKYWGMTGWRIGWALVPPDLRSAVDALAGNIALCPPAPAALAATAAFTPASYAAADARVATFARTRTTLLDAVPGLGWGPIAPADGAFYLYADLADTLGRHSDASSWSRALLEEAGVAVVPGIDFDPIGGGRYVRLSFAAGHDAVTEAVERISAFHAG
- a CDS encoding FUSC family protein, with the protein product MSEESRPSPATGRSLVRRFVAFVSSPEVATDLLQIVKSVIAATAAWWVSLSVLDSQLPFLAPWTALLAVHATVYRSLSRGLQTTVASGVGVGLSFLIGALLEVNLWTFALAVLVGLVGSRLSWLRDEGVAIATTAIFVLSSGFDDQAPLLGDRLLEVGVGVVIGVAVNLLLLPPLRDQQAARHVDSVNRRTGEVLIQMADELEESWDTDSADQWVAETISIDAQLASAWQSVRFARESARINPRRYVPSSVRGRRQDDPEGTPGAEVGYEEILTRVSEGISHLRHMVRTVRESTYAESQWDDDFRREWVAIVRDAGRSIRDPEAEVEPINDRIDALAARASSGDGLPPGDLWPVYGSLLTSMRHIVVVVDDVASARQARDSSRSNPSA